Proteins encoded within one genomic window of Ranitomeya variabilis isolate aRanVar5 chromosome 4, aRanVar5.hap1, whole genome shotgun sequence:
- the LOC143769729 gene encoding homeobox protein pv.1-like isoform X2, with product MESLSRKCTSKPHIPCVPQPKPPYKFSEGPTTVKRKDQPESSEDTKASKNLAEEEYNCLQYAESSITTPHTGWRTAEDSTSSCSEDESDQAGSHSTESGLQEDVDHADTTPPSDVQPRLRVAFSSLQLLKLEESFNKQRYLVASERRRLAHTLHLTEIQVKTWFQNRRMKLKRQMQDEYPMGYPSVTYPPQLPFPYYPVPSVSVNFPVYQPQTHSYQRPQLTYSTTPRLPLPPPVPSPSFMNNTHPEQYGPFFNPRYM from the exons ATGGAGTCCCTGTCTAGGAAATGTACCTCAAAGCCCCACATCCCATGTGTCCCACAGCCAAAGCCTCCATACAAGTTCTCAGAAGGGCCAACCACTGTCAAAAGGAAAGATCAACCAGAATCGTCTGAGGATACAAAAGCTTCTAAAAACCTTGCAGAAGAGGAGTACAACTGTCTGCAATATGCTGAGTCTTCTATAACCA cTCCACACACTGGTTGGAGGACTGCAGAAGACTCTACTTCCAGTTGTTCAGAGGATGAGAGTGATCAAGCTGGTTCGCACAGTACAGAGAGTGGTCTCCAAGAAGATGTAGACCATGCGGACACCACTCCACCGAGTGACGTGCAACCCAGGTTGAGAGTCGCTTTCTCATCTCTTCAGCTTCTCAAACTCGAAGAATCGTTCAATAAGCAAAGATACCTGGTGGCCTCAGAAAGGAGAAGATTAGCACATACACTTCACCTGACTGAAATTCAG gtcaaaACTTGGTTTCAAAATCGAAGAATGAAATTGAAAAGACAAATGCAAGACGAGTATCCCATGGGCTACCCATCAGTCACTTACCCTCCCCAGCTCCCCTTCCCTTACTATCCAGTACCTTCAGTATCTGTAAATTTTCCTGTCTACCAACCTCAGACCCATTCGTATCAAAGGCCACAGCTCACATATTCCACAACCCCAAGACTCCCGCTTCCCCCACCAGTACCAAGCCCGTCCTTCATGAACAATACACATCCAGAacaatatggaccattttttaatcCACGCTACATGTAG